One part of the Paenibacillus silvisoli genome encodes these proteins:
- a CDS encoding CDGSH iron-sulfur domain-containing protein, with product MENENKVIIKVNDNGSLRVTGQVELVDAEGNPFEHKESFSLCRCGGSGNKPFCDGTHKSIGFESAPRAKKD from the coding sequence ATGGAGAATGAAAACAAAGTGATTATCAAAGTGAACGACAACGGATCACTTCGGGTAACAGGGCAAGTCGAACTAGTCGATGCAGAAGGCAACCCATTCGAGCACAAAGAATCATTCTCGCTATGCCGGTGCGGGGGATCGGGCAACAAGCCGTTCTGCGACGGCACGCACAAGTCGATCGGCTTCGAAAGCGCGCCGAGAGCGAAGAAGGATTAA
- a CDS encoding spore germination protein, translating into MGQQGSDIPSTSRSSENAITMNRMPEHEEYIPISPNLIVNRAKIEASFERCGDLVILDWRYGPGLAHTAFSVYFRTLVQEKTHNYMKESLQDLVQHEVGPAEKITPEDVIAFFGRSGVSANSAIVVNSYDEAVLNILNGSIVIFINEWDQALSYEALNVAMRQVSESVLEPVVQGPRWSTVEEIEKNIGMLRSLLKSPNFKLESFVAGKEVRRDIAYGYLEGAVNPEMLTEFKRRIEDVGEEDILETSYLEEWIGEGKYSPFPQVRYTERPDSSIAALLDGKIVVMVSGTPTMMICPGLFFEYFSATEDYYHRPTFSSFIRLLRVGAFFIALMLPSVYIALTTFHSELIPTVLLLAILDTREGIPFPAFFEAFLMEIFFELLREAGIRMPRPIGSAVSIVGALVIGQAAIQAKIASPVMIIVVALTGIASFALPQYNMALAVRILRFPLMLLAASLGGLGIMTGFLLLLLHLTCQRSLGQPYLSSMAPLEINQLRDIFIVVPRKILTRSPRNRHRHLSASGRSKSR; encoded by the coding sequence ATGGGACAGCAAGGCAGCGATATACCCAGCACAAGCCGATCTTCTGAAAATGCAATCACGATGAACCGTATGCCAGAACATGAAGAGTACATACCTATCTCGCCTAATCTGATAGTCAACAGAGCAAAAATTGAAGCCTCTTTCGAGAGGTGTGGAGACTTAGTCATTCTCGACTGGAGATATGGACCGGGACTTGCACATACCGCCTTCTCAGTATATTTCAGAACGCTCGTCCAAGAAAAAACGCACAATTATATGAAGGAATCCCTTCAGGACCTGGTTCAGCACGAAGTCGGCCCCGCAGAGAAGATCACACCGGAGGACGTCATCGCCTTCTTTGGCCGAAGCGGTGTCTCCGCTAATTCGGCTATCGTGGTCAATAGCTACGACGAAGCCGTCTTGAACATATTGAACGGCTCGATTGTTATCTTCATCAACGAATGGGATCAGGCCCTCAGTTATGAAGCACTAAACGTAGCGATGCGACAAGTCAGCGAATCGGTGCTTGAGCCCGTCGTCCAAGGTCCCCGTTGGAGCACTGTCGAAGAGATTGAGAAGAATATCGGTATGCTGCGGAGCCTGCTGAAGTCGCCGAATTTTAAGCTTGAGAGTTTTGTCGCTGGGAAGGAAGTTCGGCGGGACATCGCTTACGGATATTTGGAGGGTGCTGTCAATCCGGAGATGCTGACGGAATTTAAGCGACGAATCGAGGATGTGGGAGAGGAAGATATACTCGAAACCTCCTATCTGGAGGAGTGGATCGGCGAGGGAAAATATTCGCCATTCCCCCAGGTTCGATATACGGAACGGCCTGATTCATCCATTGCCGCGCTTCTCGATGGCAAGATCGTGGTCATGGTAAGCGGTACACCGACGATGATGATATGCCCGGGATTGTTCTTCGAATACTTCTCGGCCACCGAGGATTATTATCACCGTCCGACTTTCTCTTCCTTCATCCGACTTTTGAGAGTCGGAGCGTTCTTCATCGCACTAATGCTTCCCAGCGTGTATATCGCCTTGACGACCTTTCACTCCGAGTTGATTCCTACTGTTCTGCTCCTGGCGATTCTCGACACGAGAGAAGGGATTCCATTCCCTGCGTTCTTCGAGGCGTTCTTAATGGAAATTTTTTTCGAGCTGCTTCGTGAAGCCGGAATCCGGATGCCGAGGCCAATCGGATCGGCGGTCAGCATCGTCGGCGCGCTCGTCATCGGACAAGCCGCAATTCAAGCTAAGATCGCTTCTCCGGTTATGATCATCGTCGTAGCACTTACGGGGATTGCCTCTTTTGCGCTTCCCCAGTACAACATGGCGTTGGCTGTGAGGATTTTAAGATTTCCACTCATGCTGCTCGCGGCGTCGCTCGGAGGATTGGGAATTATGACCGGTTTTTTGCTGCTGCTCTTGCATCTGACTTGCCAGCGTTCGCTCGGACAGCCGTACTTATCATCGATGGCACCGCTCGAGATCAACCAATTGCGTGATATCTTCATTGTTGTGCCAAGGAAGATATTGACCCGTTCTCCGCGTAACCGCCATCGGCACTTGTCTGCCTCAGGAAGGAGTAAGTCAAGATGA
- a CDS encoding Ger(x)C family spore germination protein — MIRWLLPALIILFLLLTGCDKAELTEFGYVQAIAIDRMETGKVAITTLFYNPSGGGEQGGPKENKSAILIETKAPTLLDAIRDIPIVFGRKAKWDHMRIILISEEVARKQNNGEILDFFLRDHEPRSTVPVLLAKGKASDYLSVKPFIENTIGQQLKRIEDMGARYSAKTIRTRILDLAIELKNETGVARMPYLYRKPSTKNITMTGIALLKEGKVKGDILNSKQTQSLVILLGQYESGILEIPCSGTGNRKIKESVEAIALKTSVKPIIRNKELTIRVNARIKGSIGQLICTSLMTEKEVQTFKSRIEQTVESDLRDLVDYLQQRQMDAIGIGDRIYRSNPKLWKMLKPEWGKVFAEGRVEINVKVDIINTGMSVGKSFSKS; from the coding sequence ATGATTCGTTGGTTGCTCCCCGCGCTGATAATACTGTTTCTCCTTCTCACGGGTTGCGACAAGGCAGAGCTTACGGAATTCGGATATGTACAAGCGATTGCGATCGACCGGATGGAGACAGGGAAGGTAGCGATTACGACGCTGTTCTACAATCCTTCCGGCGGGGGGGAACAGGGGGGGCCGAAGGAGAATAAGAGCGCAATTCTTATTGAAACGAAAGCGCCTACGCTTCTCGACGCGATACGGGATATTCCCATTGTGTTCGGACGCAAAGCGAAGTGGGACCACATGCGTATCATTCTGATCAGCGAAGAGGTGGCGCGCAAGCAAAATAATGGCGAAATCCTCGATTTCTTCTTACGGGACCACGAACCGCGTTCAACGGTTCCGGTATTGCTCGCGAAGGGGAAAGCCTCCGACTATTTGTCCGTCAAACCTTTCATCGAGAATACGATTGGTCAACAATTGAAAAGGATTGAAGATATGGGTGCTCGTTATTCCGCCAAAACAATCAGAACCCGAATACTTGATCTGGCGATCGAATTGAAGAACGAGACGGGCGTGGCGAGAATGCCCTACCTATACCGCAAACCCAGCACGAAAAATATAACCATGACGGGAATCGCACTGCTTAAGGAAGGAAAAGTGAAGGGAGACATCTTAAATTCCAAGCAGACGCAGTCGCTGGTCATTCTGCTTGGCCAATACGAATCCGGCATCCTTGAAATTCCGTGCAGTGGAACAGGCAACCGGAAGATCAAGGAATCGGTTGAGGCGATTGCCTTGAAAACTTCCGTTAAACCGATTATTCGAAACAAGGAACTCACCATCCGGGTCAACGCCCGAATTAAAGGTTCGATAGGCCAGCTTATTTGCACTTCCTTGATGACTGAGAAGGAGGTGCAGACATTTAAGTCCCGGATCGAACAGACAGTCGAGAGCGACCTTCGGGATCTCGTCGACTACTTACAGCAACGACAGATGGATGCGATCGGAATCGGCGACCGTATTTACCGCAGCAACCCCAAGCTATGGAAGATGCTGAAACCGGAGTGGGGAAAGGTCTTTGCCGAAGGCCGAGTCGAGATTAACGTTAAGGTCGATATTATCAATACGGGAATGTCCGTAGGGAAATCTTTCTCGAAGTCCTAA
- a CDS encoding GerAB/ArcD/ProY family transporter: protein MRQKETVSAFQMSMLFLSYGTGSAIINIPAPLTGAARNGAWISIVLSCIMGMLLLAIVMYMHRRYPDLDFIQYGEKTLGKWLMFLIAIPYLCSIFFMLALIVIDIGTFFNSTMLKETNSDVIRALFFLLAAVTARGGIEVMVRMFVLLLLSTLVFITIVWCMAAPNYHPQFLLPLMPDGIKPILHGTYIAYGFPFAEVSLFAMLLPYVRDKDKKSLHKPMFAALLVNGLTLLISVICTIMAEGSLAGELKYSLYQLARLISIQEIFERVESVIGFSLIILSYMKATIVLYILSKVLTRWAKVRNEQLLIFPVAFVCLLLSFTMYENEPDFVEAVSVIWPLLNNVAFNLPLLLIAAVTLVKRFTLRLRR from the coding sequence GTGAGGCAAAAAGAAACCGTAAGTGCGTTCCAAATGTCGATGCTATTCCTTTCTTACGGGACGGGATCGGCGATCATCAACATCCCCGCTCCGCTAACGGGAGCAGCCCGGAACGGAGCGTGGATCTCCATTGTGTTATCGTGCATCATGGGGATGCTTTTGCTTGCAATCGTAATGTACATGCATCGGCGTTATCCCGATCTGGACTTCATCCAGTATGGCGAGAAGACGCTTGGCAAATGGCTGATGTTCCTCATTGCCATCCCCTATCTTTGTTCGATCTTCTTCATGCTCGCCTTAATCGTGATCGATATTGGAACATTTTTCAACAGTACGATGCTGAAAGAGACGAATTCAGATGTTATCCGCGCATTGTTCTTCCTGCTGGCCGCCGTAACGGCACGAGGAGGAATCGAAGTCATGGTTCGCATGTTTGTTCTGCTCCTCCTATCTACGCTTGTTTTCATAACCATTGTCTGGTGTATGGCTGCGCCTAATTACCACCCTCAATTTTTATTGCCCCTGATGCCAGACGGTATCAAGCCGATCTTGCATGGCACCTATATTGCTTATGGTTTTCCGTTCGCGGAGGTCAGCCTGTTCGCCATGCTGCTTCCGTATGTCCGCGATAAGGATAAGAAGTCTCTCCATAAGCCGATGTTCGCAGCGCTTCTGGTTAACGGGCTTACGCTGCTGATCTCAGTCATTTGCACGATAATGGCGGAAGGTTCGCTCGCCGGAGAGCTCAAATATTCTTTATACCAGTTGGCACGTCTTATCTCTATTCAAGAAATATTCGAGCGGGTCGAATCGGTCATCGGCTTTAGCTTGATTATCCTCTCGTATATGAAAGCGACAATCGTGCTGTATATATTGTCCAAAGTTCTAACGAGATGGGCGAAGGTTCGAAACGAACAGTTGCTAATCTTCCCTGTCGCTTTCGTCTGTTTGCTCTTATCTTTTACGATGTATGAAAACGAGCCGGATTTCGTCGAAGCCGTCAGCGTCATCTGGCCGCTGTTGAACAATGTCGCTTTCAATCTTCCTCTGCTGCTGATCGCTGCCGTTACCCTCGTGAAGCGGTTTACGCTCCGACTTCGGCGATAG
- a CDS encoding response regulator transcription factor, with translation MIRTLFVEDEFFVRRGFIHSLRWDEYGIEIIGEADNGESALEFLRQEQVDLLITDLTMPIMSGLELIRAAKSELPDLSVVVLTCHRDFDFVQEALRLGALDYIIKTRLETNEIEGAFNRIVNKLKGRKKAAKQGVLLRAASLAAASRLSKWNEESGLPLVKLGSDGWWLPDSGALSQHWLRELQGEGVQPLIVEGAQDVETRALYEGLTCYVHEAMFYRNDYSKGVETVSWHEIKQNDPKSKDTTRIRELWSSYCWLFEQGKFEDWCKLVRDTEPPVHELNALLHESMTTWLLADGLRQEGVKEQLFDHLTMWEQWENQLRTIRDMLVARCDKQHLSRDVLVSVLRSLDIIRHQLRYGSSQNEVAKMVNLSRSYFSQVFKDTCGMSFYQYGKECSFFTAKKLLMTTNHPIYWIAEQSGFQDERYFSRIFREKTGMLPSEYRGHANV, from the coding sequence TTGATTAGAACGTTGTTTGTGGAAGACGAGTTTTTCGTAAGGCGCGGTTTTATTCATTCCCTTCGTTGGGACGAGTATGGCATCGAGATCATAGGGGAAGCGGACAACGGGGAATCCGCGCTCGAATTTCTTCGCCAGGAGCAGGTGGATCTGCTCATCACGGATCTTACGATGCCCATCATGTCGGGGCTAGAGCTCATACGCGCAGCCAAATCGGAGCTGCCTGATCTATCTGTTGTCGTCCTGACGTGTCATCGCGACTTCGATTTTGTACAAGAAGCACTGCGCTTGGGAGCGCTGGATTATATCATCAAAACACGTCTAGAAACGAATGAAATTGAAGGCGCGTTCAATCGCATCGTCAACAAATTGAAGGGCAGGAAGAAGGCGGCGAAGCAGGGAGTGCTGCTGCGTGCGGCGTCGCTGGCTGCGGCGAGCCGGTTATCAAAGTGGAATGAGGAGAGCGGGCTGCCGTTAGTGAAGCTCGGCTCCGACGGCTGGTGGTTGCCGGATAGTGGAGCGCTTAGTCAGCATTGGCTGCGGGAGCTGCAAGGTGAAGGCGTTCAGCCGCTAATCGTCGAAGGAGCGCAAGACGTTGAGACGCGTGCGCTCTATGAAGGATTGACATGCTATGTGCATGAAGCGATGTTTTACCGTAATGACTACAGCAAAGGCGTAGAGACCGTCTCCTGGCACGAAATCAAACAAAACGACCCTAAATCGAAGGACACAACTCGCATCCGAGAGCTGTGGTCCAGCTACTGCTGGCTGTTTGAACAGGGGAAATTCGAGGACTGGTGCAAGCTGGTGCGCGATACGGAGCCGCCGGTCCATGAGCTGAATGCCTTGCTGCACGAATCGATGACGACCTGGCTGCTTGCGGACGGGCTTCGGCAAGAAGGCGTGAAAGAGCAGCTGTTTGATCATCTCACGATGTGGGAGCAATGGGAGAACCAGCTCCGCACGATCAGGGACATGCTTGTCGCCCGATGCGACAAGCAGCATTTGTCCCGCGATGTGCTGGTTAGCGTACTGAGATCGCTCGATATAATCCGCCATCAGCTTCGTTATGGCAGCAGCCAGAACGAGGTCGCCAAAATGGTTAATTTAAGCCGGAGCTATTTCAGTCAGGTGTTCAAAGATACATGCGGGATGTCTTTCTATCAGTACGGCAAAGAATGCAGCTTCTTTACCGCCAAAAAGCTGCTTATGACGACGAACCATCCGATTTATTGGATCGCGGAGCAGTCCGGCTTCCAGGATGAGCGCTACTTTAGCCGCATTTTTCGGGAAAAAACCGGTATGCTGCCTTCCGAATACCGCGGCCATGCAAACGTATGA
- a CDS encoding sensor histidine kinase produces the protein MSANLRRMFPSSLKARLIIVLLLSAIIPMSLIGISSYYTIDLLLENKVEKGVQHNLEQEKKGLDTMLQNMDYASQQLLLFKELRDYYDEYSASPDPFKRAEIEKKVNGYTALVNYTNPDLGLMTYYLPEKSTYIFSSMNVRADGGLEQFPLLAKPNPSIKFHGPHHTLYPYSDNLVLSVFRLLESKPGETKIGVYIETNFIVFQEQLNKEPYGMPVSHLLLDQDDRILYSENEQLFPEGMNMNLKDLAGKKYAAAGSYYIFLSDTKKGWKLATAIQKSDFNRESKEWLIRFYSIALLSIGLSLLLAWLIWRMIYRPIVKLQQYIQNTATNRIQVPLKKSGVNEFDDLLATYSNMNKEIFDLLQEVSEKEHNKRKLEVEKLLYQINPHFIHNTLNTLQWLAKMNGQQEIFQLVSHFIEVLDYNLGKEGKVVTIRQEIKALQEYVALQQIRYQYAFRVDYEVDESVNDVPFLRFLLQPLVENAIYHGFRTKDGYVCVRITRDADEHILVQVEDNGEGISEEKMKQLFAEPGGVMKKVGFGIGLSFVQNTVKAYYGDQYRLEVTSEQGGGTLMSLRLPAEIGEEALD, from the coding sequence ATGAGCGCCAACTTGCGGCGTATGTTTCCTTCATCGTTAAAAGCGCGGTTAATCATTGTCCTGCTGCTTTCGGCCATCATTCCGATGTCTCTCATCGGGATCAGTTCCTATTACACCATCGATCTCCTCCTCGAGAACAAGGTGGAAAAAGGAGTTCAGCATAACCTGGAGCAAGAGAAAAAAGGACTCGATACGATGCTGCAGAACATGGATTACGCCTCCCAGCAGCTGCTGCTGTTCAAAGAATTACGAGATTATTACGACGAGTACAGTGCTTCCCCCGACCCTTTTAAACGGGCTGAAATCGAGAAAAAAGTAAATGGCTACACGGCGCTCGTCAATTACACGAATCCGGACCTCGGCCTCATGACGTATTATTTGCCGGAAAAGTCGACGTACATCTTCTCCTCCATGAACGTGCGGGCGGACGGCGGATTGGAGCAATTCCCGCTCCTCGCAAAGCCAAATCCCAGCATTAAATTTCACGGGCCGCACCACACGCTTTATCCTTACAGCGATAATCTGGTGTTATCCGTTTTTCGGCTTCTCGAAAGCAAGCCGGGCGAAACCAAAATCGGCGTCTATATCGAAACGAATTTTATCGTGTTTCAAGAGCAATTGAATAAGGAGCCGTACGGCATGCCGGTCTCGCATCTGCTGCTGGATCAAGACGACCGGATTTTGTACAGCGAGAATGAGCAGCTGTTTCCGGAAGGCATGAATATGAACTTGAAGGATCTTGCGGGAAAGAAATACGCGGCCGCAGGCTCGTACTATATTTTCTTGTCCGACACCAAAAAGGGGTGGAAGCTTGCAACGGCGATTCAAAAGAGCGATTTTAACCGGGAGTCGAAGGAATGGCTGATACGGTTTTATTCAATTGCATTGCTTTCCATCGGACTCAGCCTGCTGCTCGCATGGCTCATTTGGCGGATGATCTACAGGCCGATCGTTAAGCTGCAGCAGTATATCCAGAATACGGCAACGAACCGGATTCAAGTGCCCTTGAAAAAATCCGGTGTCAACGAATTTGACGATCTGCTCGCTACCTACAGCAATATGAATAAAGAAATATTCGACCTGCTCCAAGAGGTAAGCGAGAAGGAGCATAACAAGCGAAAGCTTGAGGTGGAGAAGCTGCTTTATCAAATCAATCCGCATTTCATCCACAATACGCTGAATACGCTGCAGTGGTTGGCCAAAATGAACGGACAGCAGGAAATATTTCAGCTGGTATCCCATTTTATTGAAGTGCTCGATTATAACCTCGGCAAGGAAGGGAAGGTTGTCACGATCCGGCAGGAAATCAAAGCGCTGCAAGAGTACGTAGCCCTGCAGCAAATCCGCTACCAGTATGCGTTCAGGGTCGATTATGAAGTTGATGAATCCGTGAACGACGTCCCGTTTCTAAGATTCTTGCTGCAGCCGCTTGTAGAGAACGCCATCTATCACGGATTCAGAACGAAGGACGGTTATGTCTGCGTACGGATCACCCGGGATGCGGACGAGCATATTCTCGTGCAAGTGGAAGATAACGGGGAAGGCATATCGGAAGAAAAAATGAAACAGCTCTTTGCGGAGCCGGGCGGCGTCATGAAGAAGGTCGGCTTCGGTATCGGACTAAGCTTTGTTCAAAATACGGTCAAAGCCTATTATGGCGACCAATACCGGCTGGAGGTAACCAGCGAGCAGGGCGGCGGAACGCTGATGTCGCTGCGGCTTCCTGCGGAGATAGGAGAGGAAGCCCTTGATTAG
- a CDS encoding sugar phosphate isomerase/epimerase family protein, with protein sequence MRFIRMSESLLETSMLPPGLQLYTLRSETKDDMLGTLEKVARIGYRNVEFFGYGGIPTLVLRKALDHLGLSSVSTYVDLSDLEANLDRHLQDAGVLGIKYIVTNAPKERFTDDDAFRKMAASLQYVSDEVRRRGMKLLYHPHEYEFLRRNGQTDLDRLLNAVGRERMQLAPDLYWIRKGGLDPVGFLQKYRGVVPLTHVKEMDASGGFTELGRGITNWPEVFEAMKRAGVRYYFVEQDVSSDPLASVQSSFNYLRAIGEA encoded by the coding sequence ATGAGATTCATTCGAATGAGTGAATCGCTTCTTGAAACATCAATGCTGCCTCCCGGACTGCAGCTATATACCCTTCGTAGCGAGACGAAAGACGACATGCTCGGAACGTTGGAGAAAGTCGCCCGGATTGGATACCGGAACGTTGAGTTTTTTGGTTATGGCGGCATTCCGACTCTGGTACTGCGGAAGGCCCTGGATCATCTCGGTCTGAGCAGCGTGTCCACCTATGTGGATCTATCCGATCTGGAAGCCAACTTGGATCGCCATCTTCAAGATGCTGGGGTCTTGGGGATCAAATATATCGTCACCAATGCCCCGAAGGAACGGTTCACAGATGACGACGCGTTCCGGAAGATGGCTGCCTCGCTTCAGTACGTATCCGATGAAGTCAGGCGAAGAGGAATGAAGCTCTTGTACCATCCTCATGAATACGAGTTCCTGCGCAGAAACGGACAGACGGATCTTGACAGACTGCTGAACGCCGTTGGCCGAGAACGGATGCAGCTGGCTCCAGACTTGTATTGGATTCGCAAAGGAGGGTTAGACCCGGTCGGTTTTCTGCAGAAATACCGAGGAGTCGTTCCTCTTACACACGTCAAGGAGATGGACGCGTCAGGGGGATTTACCGAGCTTGGACGTGGCATTACCAACTGGCCTGAAGTGTTCGAGGCAATGAAACGGGCAGGCGTCCGTTACTATTTCGTGGAGCAGGATGTCAGCAGCGATCCTCTGGCGAGCGTGCAGTCCAGCTTTAATTATTTGCGTGCGATCGGGGAAGCGTAG
- a CDS encoding GMC oxidoreductase gives MRIQVPIVQESLRMLAARLQVDLCALMAVNPRFPDPDMPLHGTPVALPSVESAIGVISQTCSIFSPDPQLSWIPLTPIAQMEMTDYDVLIVGSGAGGGAVLWRLAEQWGANGKRIGMIEQGDLAIPTHACNLPTMDFEHLTRYLNSPAISKPVPGLWGSRIVSALGGKTLFWMHASPRMTAEVLSGWPVTYEEMNKYYAIAEELTYTSRTYTDDSRLNDIMLNRLRDNGFPEAIPIPFAADMNQTRLGEIHSSVFFSSIACMASAMFRRPFDLAVRTTAVKVHVDNKSIAGVSVMTADGNYHSIRAKTVVLSGGAIQTPRLLLASNIPGRAIGHYLINHSFIRAEAIQSRGDFPELAGICNALIPQKTGSPFQIQIQNEWFFPKFKTLPLASTVKLAFAAFGAVQPRYENCVRIAPGNKHSLGLPQVYVDFSYSEEDRAIIRMMETAVPKAIQAAGFDPISGAGGAITCLMPLGSDFHEAGTCRMGHNPQTSATDAFGGIHDIDGLYVADNSVLPTIGAGNPTLSTIALAIRTADRIISLEREHGS, from the coding sequence GTGAGGATCCAAGTTCCCATTGTGCAGGAATCGCTACGAATGCTTGCAGCGAGACTGCAAGTCGATCTTTGTGCGTTAATGGCGGTCAATCCTCGTTTTCCAGACCCCGACATGCCCTTGCATGGAACCCCTGTCGCGCTTCCTTCGGTAGAAAGCGCTATCGGCGTTATCTCCCAAACTTGCAGCATTTTCTCCCCGGATCCGCAGCTCTCTTGGATTCCGCTTACACCGATAGCTCAAATGGAAATGACCGATTACGATGTGTTAATCGTCGGATCGGGGGCCGGTGGCGGAGCCGTGCTATGGCGGCTCGCTGAACAATGGGGTGCGAATGGCAAACGAATTGGCATGATCGAGCAAGGAGACTTGGCAATTCCTACGCATGCGTGCAATTTACCGACAATGGATTTTGAGCACTTGACTCGTTACTTGAATAGTCCGGCCATTTCCAAACCCGTACCGGGTTTATGGGGATCAAGAATCGTCTCCGCGCTAGGGGGCAAGACGTTATTCTGGATGCATGCGTCACCCCGCATGACAGCCGAAGTCCTCTCCGGCTGGCCCGTCACTTACGAGGAAATGAACAAGTACTACGCCATCGCCGAAGAATTGACCTATACGAGCCGAACCTATACGGATGATTCCCGCCTGAACGATATCATGCTCAATCGACTTCGTGACAACGGATTCCCCGAGGCGATCCCGATCCCGTTCGCAGCCGATATGAACCAGACACGTCTAGGGGAAATCCACAGCAGCGTCTTCTTCAGTTCCATTGCATGCATGGCATCGGCGATGTTCCGTCGGCCCTTTGATCTGGCGGTACGAACGACGGCGGTCAAAGTTCATGTCGACAATAAGAGCATCGCCGGCGTTAGCGTGATGACCGCAGACGGTAACTACCATTCGATTCGCGCCAAAACCGTCGTGCTATCGGGAGGCGCTATTCAAACCCCTCGCCTCTTGCTAGCTTCGAACATCCCTGGCAGGGCGATCGGTCACTATCTGATTAATCACTCTTTCATTCGTGCCGAAGCGATCCAATCGCGGGGAGACTTTCCCGAACTGGCGGGTATATGTAATGCACTTATTCCGCAGAAGACCGGCTCCCCGTTTCAGATCCAAATCCAGAACGAATGGTTCTTTCCGAAATTCAAGACGTTGCCGCTCGCCTCGACGGTGAAGCTGGCTTTCGCCGCCTTCGGCGCGGTGCAGCCCCGTTACGAGAACTGCGTGCGAATCGCTCCCGGAAACAAGCATTCACTCGGTCTACCGCAAGTTTATGTCGACTTCTCCTATAGCGAAGAGGACCGCGCCATCATTCGCATGATGGAAACTGCCGTACCGAAAGCTATTCAAGCCGCGGGTTTCGATCCGATCTCAGGCGCGGGGGGCGCAATCACCTGCCTAATGCCGCTCGGCAGCGATTTCCACGAGGCGGGGACGTGCCGGATGGGACACAATCCACAGACGTCCGCCACAGATGCTTTCGGCGGCATTCACGACATCGATGGCTTGTATGTCGCGGATAACAGCGTATTGCCTACAATCGGAGCCGGCAATCCAACGCTCTCGACAATCGCGCTTGCCATTCGCACCGCCGATCGGATTATATCCCTAGAACGGGAGCATGGATCATGA